Proteins encoded in a region of the Acidobacteriota bacterium genome:
- a CDS encoding NAD(P)H-binding protein — MKTLHRTPQSSSGPVLVLGGTGKTGRRVAARLEELGIDVRIGSRSATPPFDWNREASWDACLEGIEAAYITYAPDLAMPGAADAIQTFVEHARQHGVQRLVLLSGRGEAEAQRCEQIVQESGIDATIVRASWFFQNFSEGAFIEMVQGCQITLPAGETPEPFVDVDDIAEVAVAALTEPGHAGKVYEVTGPHLLTFAEAAAELSRATGRTIEYVQVPHDAFVEGVRASGAPKEVVWMLDYLFATVLDGRNAHLTDGIQRALGRAPKSFAEYAREVAATGAWEPVAA, encoded by the coding sequence ATGAAAACACTCCATCGCACCCCCCAAAGCTCCAGCGGACCCGTTCTCGTGCTCGGCGGCACTGGCAAGACCGGCCGGCGCGTCGCCGCCCGTCTCGAAGAGCTGGGCATCGACGTTCGCATCGGGTCCCGTTCGGCGACTCCGCCCTTCGATTGGAATCGGGAGGCGAGCTGGGATGCCTGTCTGGAAGGCATCGAGGCCGCCTACATCACCTACGCCCCGGACCTGGCCATGCCCGGGGCCGCTGACGCCATTCAGACCTTCGTGGAGCACGCCCGGCAGCACGGTGTCCAGCGCCTGGTATTGCTGTCAGGCCGCGGCGAAGCGGAAGCCCAGAGATGCGAGCAGATCGTGCAGGAGAGCGGCATCGACGCGACCATCGTTCGGGCCAGCTGGTTCTTCCAGAACTTCTCCGAAGGGGCCTTCATCGAGATGGTGCAAGGCTGCCAGATCACCCTCCCCGCCGGCGAAACGCCGGAGCCCTTCGTCGACGTCGACGACATCGCGGAAGTCGCCGTAGCGGCGCTCACCGAGCCCGGTCACGCAGGAAAGGTGTACGAGGTCACCGGTCCCCACCTCCTCACCTTCGCCGAGGCCGCCGCCGAGCTCTCCCGGGCGACGGGGCGGACGATCGAATACGTTCAGGTGCCTCATGACGCCTTCGTGGAGGGCGTGCGGGCCTCCGGAGCGCCGAAGGAGGTGGTGTGGATGCTCGACTATCTCTTCGCCACGGTCCTCGACGGTCGCAACGCCCACCTCACCGACGGCATCCAACGGGCCCTCGGCCGAGCGCCGAAGAGCTTCGCCGAGTACGCCCGGGAGGTCGCGGCGACCGGCGCCTGGGAGCCCGTCGCTGCGTAG